Proteins encoded in a region of the Pelmatolapia mariae isolate MD_Pm_ZW linkage group LG6, Pm_UMD_F_2, whole genome shotgun sequence genome:
- the asah1b gene encoding acid ceramidase — translation MGRGVLLVLATSFCVVWTQFVPPYTEDCRTDMYPPKGPTFKGAVSWYTVDLDLPPSKRWSAVITDKKTDLVNMIEAIKELADALVPSGKLIEMVDIALPLMVDTLPSPFNEEIRGIAAASGVPLGEVVLFNIFYEVFTVCTSIVAEDEKGNLIHGRNLDFGLFMGWDVKNKSWIISERLKPLVVNLDFKRNNQTVFKSTNFAGYVGMLTGIKPNSFTLTMNERFSLDGGYIGILEWILGQRDGMWMSFLTRSVLENATSYEEAKSRLAQTKLLAPAYFILGGNSTGQGCIITRSRLLSIDILEIDLKLGRWYVLETNYDHWKDPFFLDDRRTPGMKCMNQTTQANISVKTMYDVLSTKPVLNKLTTYTTLMQVSEGKLESYIRDCPNPCMPW, via the exons ATGGGTCGCGGTGTGCTTCTCGTTTTAGCGACTTCGTTCTGTGTCGTATGGACACAGTTTGTGCCTCCG TACACAGAAGACTGTCGGACGGACATGTATCCACCGAAAGGCCCCAC GTTCAAAGGAGCCGTGAGCTGGTATACAGTGGACCTCGACTTACCGCCCAGCAAGAGATGGTCGGCTGTGATTACTGACAAAAAAACAGAT CTGGTCAACATGATTGAAGCCATCAAAGAGTTGGCTGACGCTTTAGTGCCGAGCGGAAAGCTGATAGAGATGGTCGACATTGCACTG CCTTTAATGGTGGACACACTTCCAAGCCCGTTCAATGAAGAAATCAGAGGAATCGCAGCCGCTTCAGGGGTTCCTCTTG GTGAAGTCGTCTTGTTTAACATCTTCTACGAGGTGTTCACTGTGTGCACGTCGATTGTTGCAGAAGACGAAAAGG gTAACCTCATTCATGGCAGAAACTTAGACTTTGGTCTATTTATGGG CTGGGACGTGAAGAACAAGTCGTGGATCATTAGCGAGAGGCTGAAACCTCTCGTGGTCAACCTCGACTTCAAGAGAAACAACCAGACGGTCTTCAAGTCGACAAACTTTGCCGGTTATGTTGGCATGCTCACCGGCATCAAGCCT AACAGCTTCACCCTGACTATGAACGAGCGCTTCAGCCTCGATGGAGGATACATTG GAATCCTGGAGTGGATCTTGGGACAAAGAGATGGGATGTGGATGAGCTTTCTCACTCGATCAGTCCTAGAAAATGCAACCAG CTACGAGGAGGCTAAAAGTCGTCTGGCTCAGACCAAGCTGCTCGCTCCAGCCTATTTCATCCTTGGAGGAAACAGCACAGGACAGGGCTGCATCATCACCAGGTCTAGGCTGCTCAGCATTGATATCTTGGA GATTGATCTGAAGCTGGGCCGGTGGTACGTCCTGGAGACAAACTACGACCACTGGAAGGACCCTTTCTTCCTGGATGACCGCAGGACTCCGGGCATGAAGTGCATGAATCAGACCACACAGGCT aacATCTCAGTAAAGACTATGTATGATGTGCTGTCAACCAAACCAGTGCTGAATAAG